The Lycium ferocissimum isolate CSIRO_LF1 unplaced genomic scaffold, AGI_CSIRO_Lferr_CH_V1 ctg5937, whole genome shotgun sequence genome has a window encoding:
- the LOC132045050 gene encoding uncharacterized protein LOC132045050: MAYVPLLTQGEDQSSFMPSAGAAGPDRELESIAAGNDCSSLCFTGLSKATRIRGQETAEASADEQDIEAPDQGDLVVRRKRKSSESFRAPSQAKKRSRDVTRETSSEDISARALDAEVVGQLLDHSDDDDQVLGGHRLIDELLEHDLTGSVAITPPLVESSSRIPSDISKSTDAGISGSKVGVSDHTSTRSAEKLPAAAAGSRATSSVSGSKDSPPPLVDIPADDEKAKGEVTEQRAAGHGDYEIPAPGMSGFEHLPIPVAERFGVNSGPRLEKSFPAPSVDPSRKRLITFKVSADMNMLSGPVGVSSYLYPLVSQEDRKKMAEVDESCLFNEAQHALNRASVLHHASFHRLRHEVGRLKEELESKSQEVDELMALYEKKLQYISSLPDLSILKSDLAAARSEAAEAKRERDQLAEKVKAFEVYNKSLIADANAFASQARAYVSQIDQLRAELDGIKPEFDSLHETTVGAVAERDVLREQLRSSEEQMNSLSASLAAAEVERDRLSQVITDLQAEHGKALDQISGYDDMLEQYKADVTAAEKASNLRAEYERCLSRRKTLEEVQATGVDLSNLIEEAKELEAEAKAAFDPEDSDIDLESADEEAEGSDEE; this comes from the exons ATGGCCTACGTACCGTTACTGACTCAGGGTGAAGATCAGTCTTCATTCATGCCATCGGCTGGAGCCGCTGGTCCTGATAGGGAGTTAGAATCTATTGCTGCGG GTAATGACTGTTCTTCCCTTTGCTTCACAGGCTTGTCAAAGGCCACCAGAATTCGGGGCCAGGAAACTGCCGAGGCCTCAGCTGATGAGCAGGATATCGAAGCTCCCGATCAGGGAGACCTAGTtgtaaggaggaaaagaaaatccTCCGAATCATTTCGAGCTCCGTCCCAGGCTAAGAAAAGATCGAGGGACGTCACTCGAGAGACCTCGTCGGAAGATATCTCGGCCCGTGCTTTGGATGCTGAGGTCGTTGGTCAATTATTGGACCATTCAGACGACGATGATCAGGTTTTGGGTGGGCATCGTCTTATTGACGAGCTCCTCGAGCATGATTTAACTGGTTCTGTTGCAATTACTCCACCGTTGGTGGAAAGTTCAAGTCGAATCCCGAGTGATATCTCGAAGTCGACGGATGCCGGGATCTCCGGGTCGAAAGTTGGGGTCTCTGATCATACTTCTACCCGAAGTGCTGAAAAATTGCCAGCCGCAGCTGCTGGATCGAGGGCAACTTCATCGGTATCAGGCTCTAAG GATTCTCCGCCGCCATTGGTGGATATTCCTGCCGATGATGAAAAAGCCAAAGGCGAGGTGACCGAGCAAAGGGCGGCCGGTCATGGGGATTACGAAATACCCGCTCcgggtatgtcgggtttcgagcATTTGCCCATCCCTGTAGCGGAGCGTTTCGGGGTTAATTCTGGTCCCCGGTTGGAGAAATCGTTTCCTGCCCctagtgtcgacccgagtcggaaGAGGCTAATTACTTTTAAGGTGTCGGCCGATATGAACATGTTATCGGGTCCTGTTGGGGTATCCAGCTATCTGTATCCTTTGGTGTCCCAAGAGGACCGTAAGAAAATGGCCGAAGTTGACGAATCGTGCCTTTTCAACGAGGCTCAGCATGCATTGAATCGG GCCTCCGTGCTTCACCATGCAAGCTTCCACCGGCTTAGGCATGAAGTGGGTCGACTCAAGGAGGAGCTCGAAAGTAAGAGTCAGGAGGTGGACGAGCTCATGGCTctatatgaaaagaaattgcAATATATCTCGTCTCTCCCTGATCTCTCCATCCTTAAATCGGATTTAGCAGCGGCTCGAAGCGAAGCTGCCGAAGCCAAACGGGAACGTGACCAGTTGGCAGAGAAGGTAAAGGCTTTCGAAGTTTACAATAAATCTTTAATAGCCGATGCTAATGCCTTTGCTTCTCAGGCCCGAGCTTATGTTAGCCAGATCGATCAACTCCGGGCAGAGCTTGATGGGATCAAACCCGAGTTTGATTCCCTCCACGAAACAACCGTCGGTGCTGTGGCCGAACGTGATGTTCTCCGGGAGCAGCTTCGGTCGTCGGAGGAACAAATGAACAGCCTTAGCGCATCACTTGCTGCGGCCGAAGTGGAAAGGGATCGATTGAGCCAGGTCATCACCGATCTGCAAGCTGAGCATGGAAAGGCTCTCGATCAGATCTCGGGTTATGATGACATGTTAGAGCAGTACAAGGCCGATGTGACTGCTGCCGAAAAGGCCAGTAACCTTAGAGCTGAGTACGAGCGGTGTTTGTCTCGAAGGAAGACCCTCGAAGAAGTTCAAGCCACTGGTGTggacttatcaaatttgatcgAGGAAGCAAAAGAGCTTGAAGCGGAAGCAAAGGCTGCGTTCGACCCCGAGGATTCGGATATTGACCTCGAGTCAGCCGATGAAGAGGCCGAGGGGTCGGATGAAGAATAG